A genomic window from Bacteroidota bacterium includes:
- a CDS encoding aminotransferase class V-fold PLP-dependent enzyme — MGNRRNFLKKSAALVSLATIPDLLFSEELKAAVAKANTMSPAALAEDETFWATIKTAYTASATIINLNNGGVSPSPKVVQDAMLRYSQLANEAPSYYMWQILDKGRENLRKKIADVAGCDASEIAINRNTTEALDNVIFGLDFEKGDEILLTKQDYPNMINAWKQREKRDGIVLKWINLDLPTTDTDYLVKKYTEQITPKTKLVQVNHIINWTGHINPVKQIADAVHAKGPEVMIDGAHTLGHFVFKIPELGGDYYGSSLHKWMSATIGSGILWIKKEKIHKVWPLMACPDTMDVNDIRKFESLGTRNFPIEYSIATAIDFHNMIGPERKEARLRYLKDYWVNKCTSLPKFKLNTAMDKNYSCAIANFSLTGIEPGDIASKLFTDHGIHCVSIVWENISGVRVAPHVYTSIYDLDALVKGIHKIAE, encoded by the coding sequence ATGGGTAACCGTCGTAATTTTCTCAAAAAATCAGCAGCCTTAGTAAGCCTTGCCACTATTCCTGATTTATTATTCAGTGAAGAATTAAAAGCAGCAGTAGCTAAAGCTAATACCATGTCGCCTGCAGCTCTTGCAGAAGATGAAACTTTTTGGGCAACCATTAAAACTGCTTATACCGCATCTGCAACCATTATCAACTTAAATAACGGTGGCGTAAGCCCTTCTCCTAAAGTAGTGCAGGATGCCATGTTGCGTTATAGTCAGCTCGCCAACGAAGCACCCAGTTATTACATGTGGCAAATTCTGGATAAAGGCAGAGAAAATTTGCGCAAAAAAATTGCTGATGTGGCCGGATGTGATGCATCAGAAATTGCCATAAATCGGAATACAACCGAAGCATTGGATAATGTGATTTTTGGGCTTGATTTTGAAAAAGGTGATGAAATTCTGCTTACAAAACAGGATTATCCAAACATGATTAATGCCTGGAAACAAAGAGAAAAACGAGATGGCATTGTATTAAAATGGATTAATCTCGATTTGCCAACAACGGATACTGATTATCTCGTAAAAAAATATACCGAACAAATAACACCTAAAACCAAACTGGTTCAAGTAAATCATATTATTAACTGGACCGGTCATATTAATCCTGTTAAACAAATTGCTGATGCCGTGCATGCAAAAGGCCCGGAGGTTATGATTGACGGTGCACATACTTTGGGACATTTTGTATTTAAAATTCCAGAATTAGGTGGCGATTATTATGGCAGCAGTTTACATAAATGGATGAGTGCAACAATTGGTTCCGGAATATTATGGATTAAAAAAGAAAAAATTCATAAAGTATGGCCATTAATGGCTTGTCCGGATACCATGGACGTAAATGATATTCGCAAATTTGAATCATTAGGTACACGGAATTTTCCTATTGAATATAGTATTGCAACCGCTATCGATTTTCATAATATGATTGGCCCGGAAAGAAAAGAAGCACGTTTGCGCTATTTAAAAGATTATTGGGTAAATAAATGTACATCACTACCAAAATTTAAATTAAATACGGCAATGGATAAAAACTATTCCTGTGCTATTGCGAATTTCAGTTTAACAGGAATAGAACCCGGTGATATTGCATCAAAATTATTTACTGACCATGGCATACATTGTGTAAGTATTGTATGGGAAAATATCAGTGGCGTGCGCGTTGCACCGCATGTTTATACTAGTATTTACGACCTGGATGCCTTGGTAAAAGGTATTCACAAAATTGCGGAATAA
- a CDS encoding acyl-CoA reductase, with protein MNTVQMDTKRVISSLAVFGQKIKNPDAELLAVLHRTEIHNPWFTPAETQRMLNSISENMLNEADLMLWASAYPKPASQKTIGLVLAGNVPFVGMHDLICVLVSGHFAQVKLSSKDMFFFPWLKKELVKLDPVFESQIQFVEKLENFDAVIATGSNNSSRYFEYYFGKYPHIIRKNRTSIAILTGDESDEELYNLGKDVFYYYGLGCRNVGKVFIPENYDKQNLFRLWEDYRYVTENTKYSNNYDYNRALLMLNSTDYLTNDFYMLLDNEQLFSPLSLLYCETYYTKENLAQKIEQISADLQCVVASAPGNTPFGKTQFPGLSDYADHIDTMAFLAEL; from the coding sequence ATGAATACTGTTCAAATGGATACAAAACGGGTTATTTCGTCGTTGGCCGTATTTGGCCAAAAAATTAAAAATCCGGATGCTGAATTGCTTGCGGTTTTGCATCGCACTGAAATACATAATCCCTGGTTTACACCTGCTGAAACCCAACGCATGCTGAATAGCATCAGCGAAAACATGCTAAACGAAGCTGATTTGATGCTATGGGCGTCCGCATATCCTAAACCGGCTTCCCAAAAAACGATTGGTCTGGTTTTGGCCGGAAATGTCCCTTTTGTGGGTATGCACGATTTAATTTGTGTGCTGGTAAGCGGCCATTTTGCTCAGGTGAAACTGAGTTCAAAAGATATGTTCTTTTTTCCCTGGCTGAAAAAGGAGCTGGTAAAACTAGACCCTGTTTTTGAATCACAAATACAGTTCGTTGAAAAATTGGAAAATTTTGATGCGGTGATTGCAACAGGAAGTAATAATTCGTCGCGTTATTTCGAATATTATTTTGGGAAATATCCGCATATCATTCGCAAAAACAGAACTTCGATTGCCATATTAACCGGTGATGAATCAGATGAAGAATTGTATAATTTGGGTAAAGATGTTTTTTATTATTACGGATTAGGTTGTCGAAATGTAGGCAAGGTTTTTATTCCTGAAAATTACGATAAGCAAAATTTATTCCGCCTTTGGGAAGATTATCGTTATGTAACTGAAAATACGAAGTATAGCAATAATTACGATTACAATCGTGCACTTTTAATGTTAAACTCAACTGATTATCTAACCAACGATTTTTATATGTTGTTGGATAATGAACAATTATTTTCGCCACTCTCATTATTGTATTGCGAAACGTATTACACAAAAGAAAATCTCGCCCAAAAAATTGAACAAATTTCTGCGGATTTACAATGTGTTGTTGCAAGCGCGCCGGGTAATACACCATTTGGGAAAACACAATTTCCCGGCTTAAGCGATTATGCCGATCATATAGATACGATGGCGTTTTTAGCTGAATTATAA